One window from the genome of Cryptomeria japonica chromosome 6, Sugi_1.0, whole genome shotgun sequence encodes:
- the LOC131063484 gene encoding uncharacterized protein LOC131063484 isoform X1, with product MADVDYHSLPRKELQNLCKKNGIPANKTNSFMVDALTSILKVDKSKVDYHSLPRKELQNLCKKHGIPANKTNSFMADALTSILKVDYYSLPRKELQNLCKKHGIPANKTNSFMADALTSILKVDKPNEFVSATPTTLPEDAGNTSISSILKIHNNREDFTASKCSYESTFFSLEIQSQRKEPIEEDAIPSTVDTHTEEFTGENPKTKTATIDNSNTNKTSEAENVLLYVASLGTDDRKELFEEDAIPSTVDSHTEEFTGENPKTETATMDNSNTTKTSEAEKVLLYVASLGTDDRNFFYHHANQQIESGPDTPISLYGDALEELCQQAKFITRKGDEYSLCCTSSSSLCKDVNDRLDNDTKTYSHDEQTTVDVQRVDHWGQEELCQQAKFVTRIGDEYSSGCTSISYLCKDVNDRLDLDEMTTVDMQRLDRLGQEKHCQQTKIVTKNVDEESLHCTSNLSPCSVVNVGDTHEGNFSPGNEERSIHVEGVDLLSQEKEIYMRDQEENDIDPALLYSCERLKNHHDNYKNSQRHIDIDDKKDLFAMETVIDDETVKHDQPCNQPPFYRGNDKEIDIDDRKDLFGKEMAIDDETVKHGQPCNQPLSCRGNDEVKKSMVKIQTAEVSNKSSSCQLFVCQVNGIKQFVDLENPSSSEWVKTHNCELSELKSASCKTICKVDVTEESRKVKSDKLTDFQPPTSDFERFSDQNPTTCSSKFLGSQNFGSILPFTKKLDVCRERRRTSSFLIPPHGANRGLSSFMTKKSSRLSYTFISPKNTINVSFSSPSAIGDSHKSVSTQVNCSSENSWPIKAAPSKVPNFSIKLGTPEK from the exons ATGGCAGATGTAGATTATCACAGCCTTCCCCGGAAAGAGCTTCAAAATCTGTGTAAGAAAAATGGAATACCTGCAAATAAAACAAATTCCTTTATGGTAGATGCTCTTACTTCGATCTTGAAG GTTGATAAGTCAAAGGTTGATTATCACAGCCTTCCCCGGAAAGAGCTTCAAAATCTCTGTAAGAAACATGGAATTCCTGCAAATAAAACAAATTCCTTTATGGCAGATGCTCTTACTTCAATCTTGAAG GTTGATTATTACAGCCTGCCCCGGAAAGAGCTTCAAAATCTCTGTAAGAAACATGGAATACCTGCAAATAAAACAAATTCCTTTATGGCAGATGCTCTTACTTCGATCTTGAAG GTTGATAAGCCAAATGAATTTGTCTCAGCAACTCCTACAACCTTACCTGAGGATGCAGGGAACACATCCATTTCTTCTATACTAAAAATACACAATAATAGGGAAGATTTCACTGCATCAAAATGTTCTTATGAAAGTACATTTTTCTCTTTGGAAATTCAATCTCAAAGAAAAGAACCGATTGAGGAAGATGCTATCCCTTCAACAGTGGATACCCATACTGAAGAGTTCACTGGAGAAAATCCAAAGACAAAAACTGCAACAATTGATAACAGTAATACAAATAAGACATCTGAAGCAGAAAATGTTCTATTGTATGTTGCATCATTGGGTACTGATGATCGGAAAGAACTTTTTGAGGAAGATGCTATCCCTTCAACAGTGGATAGCCATACTGAAGAGTTCACTGGGGAAAATCCAAAGACAGAAACTGCAACAATGGACAACAGTAATACAACTAAGACATCTGAAGCAGAAAAAGTTCTATTGTATGTTGCATCATTGGGTACTGATGATCGGAATTTTTTTTACCATCATGCTAATCAGCAAATTGAATCTGGTCCAGACACTCCTATATCCCTTTATGGGGATGCGTTG GAAGAGCTTTGCCAACAGGCTAAATTTATTACTAGAAAGGGTGACGAATATTCACTGTGTTGCACATCCAGTTCCTCTCTTTGTAAAGATGTGAATGATAGGCTGGACAATGATACCAAAACATATAGTCATGACGAGCAGACAACAGTTGATGTGCAAAGAGTGGATCATTGGGGTCAG GAAGAGCTTTGTCAACAGGCTAAATTTGTTACTAGAATTGGTGATGAATATTCATCGGGTTGCACATCCATTTCCTATCTTTGTAAAGATGTGAATGATAGGCTGGACCTTGATGAGATGACAACAGTTGATATGCAAAGATTGGATCGTTTGGGTCAG GAAAAACATTGTCAACAGActaaaattgttaccaaaaatgttgatgaagaatcTTTACATTGCACATCCAACCTTTCTCCTTGTTCGGTAGTGAATGTCGGTGACACCCATGAAGGCAACTTTTCTCCTGGTAATGAGGAGAGGTCAATTCATGTTGAAGGAGTAGACCTTTTGTCTCAG GAGAAAGAGATATACATGAGAGATCAGGAAGAAAATGATATTGATCCAGCACTATTATACTCATGTGAAAGGCTGAAAAATCACCACGATAATTATAAGAATAGCCAGAGGCacattgacattgatgacaaaaaagatTTGTTTGCAATGGAAACGGTTATAGATGATGAAACAGTGAAACATGATCAACCATGCAACCAACCACCATTTTACAGAGGAAATGACAAGGAAATTgacattgatgacagaaaagaTTTGTTTGGAAAGGAAATGGCTATAGATGATGAAACAGTGAAACACGGTCAACCATGCAACCAACCACTATCTTGCAGAGGAAATGATGAAGTTAAGAAAAGTATGGTCAAGATTCAGACAGCTGAAGTTTCTAACAAGTCTTCTTCATGTCAGCTTTTTGTCTGTCAAGTTAATGGGATTAAGCAATTTGTTGACCTTGAAAATCCCAGTTCATCAGAATGGGTGAAAACCCATAATTGTGAGCTTTCTGAGTTAAAATCAGCAAGCTGTAAAACCATCTGCAAAGTTGATGTGACAGAAGAAAGCAGGAAAGTTAAGTCAGATAAGCTTACTGATTTTCAGCCACCAACTTCAGATTTTGAGAGGTTTTCAGATCAAAATCCAACTACATGCTCTTCAAAATTCCTTGGAAGCCAGAATTTTGGTTCCATATTGCCCTTTACTAAGAAATTGGATGTTTGTAGAGAGCGGAGACGCACCTCTTCATTCCTTATACCTCCACATGGTGCAAATAGAGGCTTGTCTTCTTTCATGACTAAGAAATCAAGCAGGCTCTCATATACTTTCATCTCTCCAAAAAATACAATAAATGTTTCATTCTCCTCCCCTTCAGCAATTGGAGACTCACACAAATCTGTTAGCACACAG GTTAACTGCTCATCTGAAAATTCTTGGCCAATAAAGGCAGCACCATCAAAAGTACCAAATTTCTCTATTAAGCTGGGGACACCAGAAAAATAA
- the LOC131063484 gene encoding uncharacterized protein LOC131063484 isoform X2 has protein sequence MADVDYHSLPRKELQNLCKKNGIPANKTNSFMVDALTSILKVDKSKVDYHSLPRKELQNLCKKHGIPANKTNSFMADALTSILKVDYYSLPRKELQNLCKKHGIPANKTNSFMADALTSILKVDKPNEFVSATPTTLPEDAGNTSISSILKIHNNREDFTASKCSYESTFFSLEIQSQRKEPIEEDAIPSTVDTHTEEFTGENPKTKTATIDNSNTNKTSEAENVLLYVASLGTDDRKELFEEDAIPSTVDSHTEEFTGENPKTETATMDNSNTTKTSEAEKVLLYVASLGTDDRNFFYHHANQQIESGPDTPISLYGDALEELCQQAKFITRKGDEYSLCCTSSSSLCKDVNDRLDNDTKTYSHDEQTTVDVQRVDHWGQAKFVTRIGDEYSSGCTSISYLCKDVNDRLDLDEMTTVDMQRLDRLGQEKHCQQTKIVTKNVDEESLHCTSNLSPCSVVNVGDTHEGNFSPGNEERSIHVEGVDLLSQEKEIYMRDQEENDIDPALLYSCERLKNHHDNYKNSQRHIDIDDKKDLFAMETVIDDETVKHDQPCNQPPFYRGNDKEIDIDDRKDLFGKEMAIDDETVKHGQPCNQPLSCRGNDEVKKSMVKIQTAEVSNKSSSCQLFVCQVNGIKQFVDLENPSSSEWVKTHNCELSELKSASCKTICKVDVTEESRKVKSDKLTDFQPPTSDFERFSDQNPTTCSSKFLGSQNFGSILPFTKKLDVCRERRRTSSFLIPPHGANRGLSSFMTKKSSRLSYTFISPKNTINVSFSSPSAIGDSHKSVSTQVNCSSENSWPIKAAPSKVPNFSIKLGTPEK, from the exons ATGGCAGATGTAGATTATCACAGCCTTCCCCGGAAAGAGCTTCAAAATCTGTGTAAGAAAAATGGAATACCTGCAAATAAAACAAATTCCTTTATGGTAGATGCTCTTACTTCGATCTTGAAG GTTGATAAGTCAAAGGTTGATTATCACAGCCTTCCCCGGAAAGAGCTTCAAAATCTCTGTAAGAAACATGGAATTCCTGCAAATAAAACAAATTCCTTTATGGCAGATGCTCTTACTTCAATCTTGAAG GTTGATTATTACAGCCTGCCCCGGAAAGAGCTTCAAAATCTCTGTAAGAAACATGGAATACCTGCAAATAAAACAAATTCCTTTATGGCAGATGCTCTTACTTCGATCTTGAAG GTTGATAAGCCAAATGAATTTGTCTCAGCAACTCCTACAACCTTACCTGAGGATGCAGGGAACACATCCATTTCTTCTATACTAAAAATACACAATAATAGGGAAGATTTCACTGCATCAAAATGTTCTTATGAAAGTACATTTTTCTCTTTGGAAATTCAATCTCAAAGAAAAGAACCGATTGAGGAAGATGCTATCCCTTCAACAGTGGATACCCATACTGAAGAGTTCACTGGAGAAAATCCAAAGACAAAAACTGCAACAATTGATAACAGTAATACAAATAAGACATCTGAAGCAGAAAATGTTCTATTGTATGTTGCATCATTGGGTACTGATGATCGGAAAGAACTTTTTGAGGAAGATGCTATCCCTTCAACAGTGGATAGCCATACTGAAGAGTTCACTGGGGAAAATCCAAAGACAGAAACTGCAACAATGGACAACAGTAATACAACTAAGACATCTGAAGCAGAAAAAGTTCTATTGTATGTTGCATCATTGGGTACTGATGATCGGAATTTTTTTTACCATCATGCTAATCAGCAAATTGAATCTGGTCCAGACACTCCTATATCCCTTTATGGGGATGCGTTG GAAGAGCTTTGCCAACAGGCTAAATTTATTACTAGAAAGGGTGACGAATATTCACTGTGTTGCACATCCAGTTCCTCTCTTTGTAAAGATGTGAATGATAGGCTGGACAATGATACCAAAACATATAGTCATGACGAGCAGACAACAGTTGATGTGCAAAGAGTGGATCATTGGGGTCAG GCTAAATTTGTTACTAGAATTGGTGATGAATATTCATCGGGTTGCACATCCATTTCCTATCTTTGTAAAGATGTGAATGATAGGCTGGACCTTGATGAGATGACAACAGTTGATATGCAAAGATTGGATCGTTTGGGTCAG GAAAAACATTGTCAACAGActaaaattgttaccaaaaatgttgatgaagaatcTTTACATTGCACATCCAACCTTTCTCCTTGTTCGGTAGTGAATGTCGGTGACACCCATGAAGGCAACTTTTCTCCTGGTAATGAGGAGAGGTCAATTCATGTTGAAGGAGTAGACCTTTTGTCTCAG GAGAAAGAGATATACATGAGAGATCAGGAAGAAAATGATATTGATCCAGCACTATTATACTCATGTGAAAGGCTGAAAAATCACCACGATAATTATAAGAATAGCCAGAGGCacattgacattgatgacaaaaaagatTTGTTTGCAATGGAAACGGTTATAGATGATGAAACAGTGAAACATGATCAACCATGCAACCAACCACCATTTTACAGAGGAAATGACAAGGAAATTgacattgatgacagaaaagaTTTGTTTGGAAAGGAAATGGCTATAGATGATGAAACAGTGAAACACGGTCAACCATGCAACCAACCACTATCTTGCAGAGGAAATGATGAAGTTAAGAAAAGTATGGTCAAGATTCAGACAGCTGAAGTTTCTAACAAGTCTTCTTCATGTCAGCTTTTTGTCTGTCAAGTTAATGGGATTAAGCAATTTGTTGACCTTGAAAATCCCAGTTCATCAGAATGGGTGAAAACCCATAATTGTGAGCTTTCTGAGTTAAAATCAGCAAGCTGTAAAACCATCTGCAAAGTTGATGTGACAGAAGAAAGCAGGAAAGTTAAGTCAGATAAGCTTACTGATTTTCAGCCACCAACTTCAGATTTTGAGAGGTTTTCAGATCAAAATCCAACTACATGCTCTTCAAAATTCCTTGGAAGCCAGAATTTTGGTTCCATATTGCCCTTTACTAAGAAATTGGATGTTTGTAGAGAGCGGAGACGCACCTCTTCATTCCTTATACCTCCACATGGTGCAAATAGAGGCTTGTCTTCTTTCATGACTAAGAAATCAAGCAGGCTCTCATATACTTTCATCTCTCCAAAAAATACAATAAATGTTTCATTCTCCTCCCCTTCAGCAATTGGAGACTCACACAAATCTGTTAGCACACAG GTTAACTGCTCATCTGAAAATTCTTGGCCAATAAAGGCAGCACCATCAAAAGTACCAAATTTCTCTATTAAGCTGGGGACACCAGAAAAATAA
- the LOC131856074 gene encoding uncharacterized protein LOC131856074 isoform X2, translating into MHKKSLLQDLQAEESRRISRYKDDYKKSPFTKCLRGMNKLARAATLRADILARKRGLPLVGNSSAYSQSTSAFHDLPYQSQNVQEKNSQDRILRGETGNENGASPQVYCETDQCVSSIKGYESEDPAVFPSVYEDRTQSVSHFTLGKDPMHSFCNIAMPLAHNGPVITSASAVLPRDKALQSNSIIRESNSKLSKRQYSEISPLVHQEKLISVYGLIPGKDLVQNIGNISASLALVGPVMTHVSTGIEREERQNNNTKLLGQSFQPLAKKQFFEKDLVESMESPHYEADNEHNFCLAEDYQNSDKKIESVSQMNCPHNYQKQMHQKSLLQDLQAEENRKISRYRDDYKKSPFTKCLRSTDNLARAATIRADILARRRGITSCGK; encoded by the exons ATGCACAAGAAAAGCCTGTTACAAGATTTACAAGCTGAAGAGAGTAGAAGAATTTCAAGGTACAAGGATGACTATAAGAAGTCTCCTTTCACTAAATGTTTACGAGGCATGAACAAATTAGCAAGAGCTGCAACCTTACGAGCAGACATCCTAGCCAGAAAAAGGGGATTACCTCTTGTGGGAAATAGTTCTGCTTATTCACAGTCTACTTCTGCATTTCATGATCTTCCTTACCAGAGCCAAAATGTACAAGAAAAAAATAGCCAGGATAGAATTCTGAGAGGTGAGACTGGTAATGAAAATGGTGCTTCTCCCCAAGTTTACTGTGAGACAGACCAATGCGTTTCTTCCATAAAAGGATATGAAAGTGAAGATCCAGCAGTCTTTCCAAGTGTATATGAAGATAGAACTCAGTCTGTTTCTCATTTTACTCTAGGGAAGGATCCTATGCATAGTTTCTGCAATATTGCTATGCCTTTAGCACATAATGGGCCAGTAATAACAAGTGCTTCAGCAGTTCTTCCAAGAGATAAGGCACTACAAAGCAACTCCATAATTAGAGAATCAAATTCAAAGTTGTCTAAAAGACAATATTCAGAAATATCTCCCCTAGTGCATCAAGAGAAACTTATTTCTGTTTACGGATTAATTCCAGGGAAGGATCTTGTGCAAAATATTGGCAATATTTCTGCCTCCTTAGCTTTAGTGGGGCCAGTTATGACACATGTATCAACAGGGATTGAGAGGGAGGAGAGACAGAACAACAACACAAAATTGCTTGGTCAATCCTTTCAGCCATTAGCAAAGAAGCAATTCTTTGAGAAAGACTTGGTAGAATCTATGGAAAGCCCCCATTACGAGGCAGACAATGAACACAATTTTTGTCTTGCAGAG GACTATCAGAATAGTGACAAGAAAATTGAGAG TGTGTCACAGATGAATTGTCCCCATAATTATCAGAAGCAAATGCACCAGAAAAGCCTGTTGCAAGATTTACAAGCTGAAGAGAATAGAAAAATTTCAAGGTACAGGGATGACTATAAGAAGTCTCCATTTACTAAATGTTTACGAAGCACGGACAATTTAGCAAGAGCTGCTACCATACGAGCAGACATCCTAGCCAGAAGAAGGGGGATTACCTCTTGTGGGAAATAG
- the LOC131856074 gene encoding uncharacterized protein LOC131856074 isoform X1, producing MTPIKDGCQDVEMLDQELHYYSTTESLQNKADNEHIFRLAEDYRNSDKKVESVSQMNFPHNSQKQMHKKSLLQDLQAEESRRISRYKDDYKKSPFTKCLRGMNKLARAATLRADILARKRGLPLVGNSSAYSQSTSAFHDLPYQSQNVQEKNSQDRILRGETGNENGASPQVYCETDQCVSSIKGYESEDPAVFPSVYEDRTQSVSHFTLGKDPMHSFCNIAMPLAHNGPVITSASAVLPRDKALQSNSIIRESNSKLSKRQYSEISPLVHQEKLISVYGLIPGKDLVQNIGNISASLALVGPVMTHVSTGIEREERQNNNTKLLGQSFQPLAKKQFFEKDLVESMESPHYEADNEHNFCLAEDYQNSDKKIESVSQMNCPHNYQKQMHQKSLLQDLQAEENRKISRYRDDYKKSPFTKCLRSTDNLARAATIRADILARRRGITSCGK from the exons ATGACTCCCATCAAAGATGGATGTCAAGATGTTGAAATGTTGGATCAAGAGTTGCACTATTATTCTACTACCGAAAGCCTCCAAAACAAAGCAGACAATGAACACATTTTTCGTCTTGCAGAG GACTATCGGAATAGTGACAAGAAAGTTGAGAG TGTGTCACAGATGAATTTTCCCCATAATTCTCAGAAGCAAATGCACAAGAAAAGCCTGTTACAAGATTTACAAGCTGAAGAGAGTAGAAGAATTTCAAGGTACAAGGATGACTATAAGAAGTCTCCTTTCACTAAATGTTTACGAGGCATGAACAAATTAGCAAGAGCTGCAACCTTACGAGCAGACATCCTAGCCAGAAAAAGGGGATTACCTCTTGTGGGAAATAGTTCTGCTTATTCACAGTCTACTTCTGCATTTCATGATCTTCCTTACCAGAGCCAAAATGTACAAGAAAAAAATAGCCAGGATAGAATTCTGAGAGGTGAGACTGGTAATGAAAATGGTGCTTCTCCCCAAGTTTACTGTGAGACAGACCAATGCGTTTCTTCCATAAAAGGATATGAAAGTGAAGATCCAGCAGTCTTTCCAAGTGTATATGAAGATAGAACTCAGTCTGTTTCTCATTTTACTCTAGGGAAGGATCCTATGCATAGTTTCTGCAATATTGCTATGCCTTTAGCACATAATGGGCCAGTAATAACAAGTGCTTCAGCAGTTCTTCCAAGAGATAAGGCACTACAAAGCAACTCCATAATTAGAGAATCAAATTCAAAGTTGTCTAAAAGACAATATTCAGAAATATCTCCCCTAGTGCATCAAGAGAAACTTATTTCTGTTTACGGATTAATTCCAGGGAAGGATCTTGTGCAAAATATTGGCAATATTTCTGCCTCCTTAGCTTTAGTGGGGCCAGTTATGACACATGTATCAACAGGGATTGAGAGGGAGGAGAGACAGAACAACAACACAAAATTGCTTGGTCAATCCTTTCAGCCATTAGCAAAGAAGCAATTCTTTGAGAAAGACTTGGTAGAATCTATGGAAAGCCCCCATTACGAGGCAGACAATGAACACAATTTTTGTCTTGCAGAG GACTATCAGAATAGTGACAAGAAAATTGAGAG TGTGTCACAGATGAATTGTCCCCATAATTATCAGAAGCAAATGCACCAGAAAAGCCTGTTGCAAGATTTACAAGCTGAAGAGAATAGAAAAATTTCAAGGTACAGGGATGACTATAAGAAGTCTCCATTTACTAAATGTTTACGAAGCACGGACAATTTAGCAAGAGCTGCTACCATACGAGCAGACATCCTAGCCAGAAGAAGGGGGATTACCTCTTGTGGGAAATAG